The DNA window GCTGCAACTGCCCCGATCCCAAAAATCCCTGCAAGCACGTCGCCGCCGTTTACTACGAACTCGGCGATCGCTTCAGCGAGGATCCCTTTGTCCTGTTTCGGTTGCGCGGCCGGACCCGCAAGCAGATTCTGGATGGGGCACGCCAGGTTCGAGCGCGCAAAATGGGCGGCGAGGCCACCCCAGCCACTGCCACCGGCAAGGGCAAAAAAGCCGCCCAGGTGGTTCCGTCGCAACTGCCGCTCGACATCGAGCATTTTTGGCAGTACGAGGAACCGCTCGATCCCGACCTGGTAGCGATCGAGCCCTCGAGTGAGGAAACGACGGTCCTGGCGCTGCTGGGCAGCTTTCCGCTGACCGCCTCGGACGCGCGCGCCGTCCAGCAGTACCTGACCCGAGCCTACAAAACCGCGAGCGAGCGCGCTGTGGCAGCTGCCGCCCAGCAAGCGGGCGGTTCCCCCCAACAGGGGGAGGGCGCGAGCGGCGACTAAGTCCCCTAGTGGCCCCCCATAAACCGGATGTCGGCTTGGCCTTAAGAAGCCACGCTCGCCGCGACTAGCTCGTTGGCTATGGTGAGGTTGGCCGTCACGTTTTGGACGTCATCGAGCTCCTCGATGGCCTCTAGCAACTTAAGCAGCGATCGCGCTTGGTCCGGATCGCTGACCGCAACGTAGGTATCGGGGATCCAGCGCAGCTCGGCTTCTTTGACGGGAAGGCCCTGCGCCTGCAGGGTTTGGTTGAGGGACTCAAGTTGGCTCGCTTCAGTATAGACCTCGGCTCCCGGCTCTTCTCCTTCGCCGTTCCATTCGAAGGTCTCGGCGTCCCCTTCCACCGAGGCTTCCAGCAGCGCCTCTTCGCTCAGCTCGCCTTCGAGGCGCACCACGCCCTTCTGCCGAAACATCCAGCTGACGCAACCGGTTTCGCCCAGGTTGCCGCCGTACTTGCTAAAGCAGGTGCGCAGATCGGCGGCCGTACGGTTGCGATTGTCGGTCAGGGCTTCAATCAGCAGGGCAATGCCGCCGGGGCCATAGCCTTCGTAGCGCAGGCTCTCCAGCTGCTCGGCATCGCTGCCCAGGGTGCCGGCGCCCTTGGCCAGGGCGCGCTCGATGTTGTCGTTGGGCAGCCCGGCGGCTTTGGCTTTGTTGATCGCCGAGCGGAGCTGGAAGTTGGCCTCGGGATCGGGGGAGCCGTTGCGGGCGGCATTGATGATGGCGCGCGAGAGCTGGGTGAAGGTCTTGCCCTTTTTGGCATCGGCCCGAGCTTTCTGGTGCTTGATATTGGCCCACTTGCTGTGCCCTGCCATAGCGCTCGTTCAGGCAACTCCCGCTCTCCAGACTAGATTTTAGCCGGCCGTGCCATAAAGCACCGATCCCAGCAGGCCCACCTGCTGGTTGGTAATGACGCGAACGGGGACCTGCTCGAGGACGGGGCTGAGGCGGCCCTTATCCTTGAAGGCTGCCAGAAAGCGGCTCTGGCGCAGTAGCGAGCGGTTTTTGGCTGCGATGCCGCCGGCAATGTAGAGCCCCCCAAAGGGCAGGAGCTTGAGCGCCCAGTTCCCGGCCTCGGCGCCGTAGGCCTCAAAAAAGCGCGCCATGGCCTGGGCCGAGAGCGCATCCTGCCCCGCCTGGCCGATGGCAGCGGCCGGATCGGGCGGGGGCTCCGACAGTGCGCCTGCCCGATAGCGCTCCCACTGCCGCACGGCATCCGCGACCTGCGGCGACTCGGCAGCTTCGCCGCGATCGCGCAGGAACTGGTAAATGGCTACAATCCCCGGCCCTGAAACCACGCGCTCGGCCGAGACCCGCGCGATCCCCAGCCGCCGCTGCAGGTCGTGCATCAGGGCCACCTCCCAATCCGAGCGGGGCGCAAAGTCGACATGGCCGCCCTCGGTGCCAAAGGCCTGGTAGCTGCTGCCCTGGGGGGTCAAAAATCCCTCCCCCAACCCGGTTCCGGCCCCAATAACCCCAATGGGCGCATGGGCCCGCTCGCAGCCGGGCTGCAGCGTTTCGCAATCGGCAGCTTCCAGGGCACGGATGCCGTGGCAAACGGCGGCAAAGTCGTTGATCAGCCGCACCTGCGCCATGCCCAAGGCCGATGCCAGCGCCTGCGCATCCAGAAACCAATCCAGGTTGGAAGGCTGGCTGGTTTGGTCCACCACCGGCCCCGGGACGGCCAAGCAGGCGCGTTCGGGGACGCGATCGGGGGTGCGCGCCCCAAACTCGCGCACGATGGGGACTAGGCCGCTGTACTGCTGGCTGGGATAGCTGGCCTCGTCTAGGGTTTGAAACGACAGGCCGTCTGCTGCGGCGTCGATCAGGCGCAGGATGGTTTTAGTGCCGCCAATATCGCCGGCCACGAGTAGGGTCATAGGCCTCGCTCGCGCTCAGTTGAAGCGGACGACCGTCTCGGGCTGGCTTAGGTGCGAGGTATCGCCCGCTAGGGCCAGCCGCCAGTCCTGCCCTTCGCGCACCAACTGGATGAGCGCGCACAGCGAGGCGTTGATGGATGGGCGTCCCCCAAGCAGGCCGGCTGCAACCCCCATTACCGAAGCCCCGTGGCCGATGAGGGCAAAGTCTTGCGGGAAGTCGCGCACCAGGCACTGGACGGTCCGGGCGGTCCGCGCCCAAGCGGCCTCGCTGCTCTCAGGATAGGACGGCACGACGCGGGCAGTATAGCTCAAATCGATTTCGGGGTAAGAAGCTGCCAGCACCTGGGGCGGCAAGGTTTGGGGCGCGTGCGCCATCCAGTCCGGGTTGAGCCACTCGCTCAGGCCCGCCTCGAGCGCAACGGTCACCCCGAGCGCGCGGGCAACATAATGGGCCGTCTGCACCGTTCGCAAAAACGGCGAGGCAAATACCCGCGCAATCTGCTCGCCCTGGAGGTGCTGCCCGAGTTCTTGCGCTTGTGTGACCCCATCGGCCGATAGGGGCGGATCGTAGGGGCGCTCGGCGGTCTCGAACCACGCCGGGTGGACGAAGTCGTAGCGGTTGCCGTGGCGGGCGAGCCAAACCGTTTGGGGCATGGAAGCACTCGGTTGCGGCGCCAGGCAGTCGCTACTGCCGGCACGTGCGGAGCCGACCGCATTATGGCACGGCTCGCTCGGCGGTTCCAGGCGCGGCCAGCAGCCGGCACGGGGCGTGAAAACAGGGTTTGCAGTTAACTTAATCAAAATTTACAATATTAAGCAGACTTAACAAAGCGACTGGCTGAGCTTATTGACTCACCCGCTTGCAGCCTGCATTGGTTGGAACCGAAATGTTTAACGTCACTACAGTCCTACCGGCCCTAGTGCAACCCAACGCCGCGTCCGGCTACGGACCGCAAGCAGCACGGCTGCTTCTGCGCGTCACAGTAGGCGCGTTCATGGTTCACAACGGCCTCGATAAGTTGGCCGACATTGAGAACTTCGCTACCGCCTACGTGGCCTACATTGGGCTACCGTTTCCTATAACGCTGAGCTACATTGCCGCCTATACCGAGCTCATTGGCGCGCCGCTAGTGGCCCTGGGGCTACTAACGCGGCCGGCAGCTTTGGGGCTCGTGGCGACCATGGGCGTTGCCATCTACCACCACCTTTTGGTCGGCGGTTTGAATGCCACCCTGCTAGAGCCGGCAACGATCTATGCCGCTTGCTTTGCGTTCTTTGCCATTAACGGCGCGGGCCAGTTCTCGCTGGATGCGCTGCTGAAGCGGTGGCTGCAGCCCCAGCGCTCCTAGCCGGGCGGCTCGGTGCTGTTGTGGGCTAGCTTGTGAAGCTGCCGGCGGCTCAAGCCAAAACGGGCATGAAGGTCATCGCGATCGCGCGCAGGGATGCCAACTGCCCGGAGCTCAACGGCAGCATTGTTATGGGTGGCGGGGTGCTGTTCGCGGGCGCGCCGGGCAACGCCGGCGATGAGATCCTGCGCCGGCTGGACGAGCACCAGGGCACGGCCTATTGGAGCAACCGGCGGTTGGCCATTGTGGAGCAAGAGCCCCTCCAGCTGGGGCAGCTGGATTTTGTCATCCTCTCGCCGGAGGCCGTGCTGGAAGCGGCCCAGCGGATGGATCCGGCTTATGCCGCAAGCCTGCAAGCTAGTTGGCCGTGGCTGTTTGGCGAGGGCTAGCGCGCGTGCGAGGGGCTATAGGGCAAGGGGCTCGCCGTAACGCTCGCTGTAGCAGACGCGAT is part of the Cyanobacteria bacterium QS_8_64_29 genome and encodes:
- a CDS encoding YebC/PmpR family DNA-binding transcriptional regulator, which codes for MAGHSKWANIKHQKARADAKKGKTFTQLSRAIINAARNGSPDPEANFQLRSAINKAKAAGLPNDNIERALAKGAGTLGSDAEQLESLRYEGYGPGGIALLIEALTDNRNRTAADLRTCFSKYGGNLGETGCVSWMFRQKGVVRLEGELSEEALLEASVEGDAETFEWNGEGEEPGAEVYTEASQLESLNQTLQAQGLPVKEAELRWIPDTYVAVSDPDQARSLLKLLEAIEELDDVQNVTANLTIANELVAASVAS
- a CDS encoding glucokinase, which codes for MTLLVAGDIGGTKTILRLIDAAADGLSFQTLDEASYPSQQYSGLVPIVREFGARTPDRVPERACLAVPGPVVDQTSQPSNLDWFLDAQALASALGMAQVRLINDFAAVCHGIRALEAADCETLQPGCERAHAPIGVIGAGTGLGEGFLTPQGSSYQAFGTEGGHVDFAPRSDWEVALMHDLQRRLGIARVSAERVVSGPGIVAIYQFLRDRGEAAESPQVADAVRQWERYRAGALSEPPPDPAAAIGQAGQDALSAQAMARFFEAYGAEAGNWALKLLPFGGLYIAGGIAAKNRSLLRQSRFLAAFKDKGRLSPVLEQVPVRVITNQQVGLLGSVLYGTAG
- a CDS encoding histidine phosphatase family protein, with amino-acid sequence MPQTVWLARHGNRYDFVHPAWFETAERPYDPPLSADGVTQAQELGQHLQGEQIARVFASPFLRTVQTAHYVARALGVTVALEAGLSEWLNPDWMAHAPQTLPPQVLAASYPEIDLSYTARVVPSYPESSEAAWARTARTVQCLVRDFPQDFALIGHGASVMGVAAGLLGGRPSINASLCALIQLVREGQDWRLALAGDTSHLSQPETVVRFN
- a CDS encoding DoxX family protein, encoding MFNVTTVLPALVQPNAASGYGPQAARLLLRVTVGAFMVHNGLDKLADIENFATAYVAYIGLPFPITLSYIAAYTELIGAPLVALGLLTRPAALGLVATMGVAIYHHLLVGGLNATLLEPATIYAACFAFFAINGAGQFSLDALLKRWLQPQRS